A genomic window from Flavobacterium johnsoniae includes:
- the murC gene encoding UDP-N-acetylmuramate--L-alanine ligase gives MNLNQIQNVYFIGIGGIGMSALARYFKFIGKQVSGYDKTPSMLTDELIESGIDIHFEDDINLIPKDYYVENTLVIYTPAVPKTHSEWNYFIERHYEVKKRAEVLGIISKDTFCFAVAGTHGKTTTSSILGHILFQSGADVTAFIGGIVENYNSNLIGSGKTVTVVEADEFDRSFLHLRPDIACVTSMDADHLDIYGTSDAIEASFREFASKVEDKNNLFITKELPLEGVQCAVNEDAVYKAFNVRIEDGAYVFDVQTPSEIMKDLRFGLPGRHNLMNGLMAIAMAKTFGTPTDSIAKAIASFNGIRRRFSYQIKSENLVYIDDYAHHPTEINAVHQAVRELYPGRKVLAIFQPHLFSRTRDFVDGFAASLSQFDEVFLMDIYPARELPMEGVTSEWLLGKMTNSNKKIVAKENLLGEIKASDAPIIVTIGAGDLGEMVPSIKKVLNENI, from the coding sequence ATGAATTTAAATCAAATACAAAACGTTTATTTTATTGGTATCGGAGGAATCGGAATGAGTGCCTTAGCTCGTTATTTCAAGTTTATTGGAAAACAAGTTTCAGGTTACGATAAAACGCCTTCTATGCTAACTGATGAATTGATTGAAAGCGGTATTGATATTCATTTTGAAGATGATATTAATTTAATTCCAAAAGATTACTATGTAGAGAATACGCTGGTAATTTATACGCCAGCTGTTCCGAAAACACATTCAGAATGGAATTATTTTATAGAAAGACATTATGAGGTTAAAAAACGTGCTGAAGTTCTTGGAATCATAAGTAAAGACACTTTTTGTTTTGCGGTTGCAGGAACGCACGGAAAAACTACAACATCTAGTATTTTGGGACATATTTTGTTTCAAAGCGGCGCTGATGTAACAGCTTTCATTGGTGGAATTGTAGAAAATTACAATTCAAACTTAATTGGAAGCGGAAAAACGGTAACTGTTGTAGAAGCAGATGAATTTGATAGATCGTTTTTGCACTTGCGTCCAGATATTGCTTGTGTGACATCAATGGATGCAGATCATTTGGATATTTACGGAACAAGTGACGCAATTGAAGCTTCTTTTAGAGAATTTGCTTCCAAAGTAGAAGATAAAAATAATCTCTTCATTACAAAAGAATTGCCTTTAGAGGGAGTTCAATGTGCTGTAAATGAAGATGCTGTTTATAAGGCTTTTAATGTTCGCATTGAGGATGGGGCTTATGTTTTTGATGTGCAGACGCCATCAGAAATTATGAAGGATTTGCGTTTTGGATTGCCTGGAAGACACAATTTAATGAATGGATTGATGGCTATTGCAATGGCTAAGACATTCGGCACCCCGACCGATTCTATTGCAAAAGCCATTGCTTCATTCAACGGAATTAGAAGACGTTTTTCGTACCAAATTAAGAGCGAAAATTTAGTTTATATTGATGATTATGCACATCATCCAACAGAAATTAATGCTGTTCATCAGGCAGTTAGAGAGTTGTATCCAGGACGTAAAGTTTTAGCAATTTTCCAGCCGCATTTATTTAGCAGAACAAGAGATTTTGTTGACGGATTTGCGGCAAGTTTATCGCAGTTTGATGAAGTGTTTTTGATGGATATTTACCCTGCAAGAGAGCTTCCGATGGAAGGTGTTACTTCTGAGTGGCTTTTGGGTAAAATGACAAATTCGAACAAAAAAATTGTTGCAAAAGAAAATTTATTAGGTGAAATCAAAGCCAGTGATGCGCCTATTATTGTAACAATTGGAGCTGGTGATCTGGGAGAAATGGTTCCGTCAATAAAAAAGGTTTTAAATGAAAATATTTAA
- a CDS encoding cell division protein FtsQ/DivIB has translation MKIFNWTNIRLVLIIGLVLFLYSFAQHRNGDRKLKKSMVVFVGENTLFVKPETVNKLLIENKRDASSIRKDELDLNKIEKTLDTQEMIEKSNVFVSIDGVLKAVVKQKTPIARVYDGGSSFYIDYEGNKMPLSDNFTARVPLVSGAINEKNNEDLAALFRTIYDDAFLKKNIIAIEIMPNGSLKMFNRNYDYFIDFGRTMNVDKKFRNYKAFFQKAVLDSSLYKYKKIDLRFTEQVVCTK, from the coding sequence ATGAAAATATTTAATTGGACAAATATTCGATTAGTACTCATTATTGGACTTGTTCTTTTTCTATATTCTTTCGCACAACATCGAAATGGAGATAGAAAACTGAAAAAATCTATGGTTGTTTTTGTAGGAGAAAATACGCTTTTTGTGAAACCAGAAACGGTTAATAAATTGTTGATAGAAAATAAAAGAGACGCTTCCAGTATTAGAAAAGATGAACTAGATTTGAATAAGATAGAGAAAACCCTCGATACGCAAGAGATGATTGAAAAGTCAAATGTTTTTGTAAGTATCGATGGAGTTCTAAAAGCAGTAGTAAAACAGAAGACGCCCATAGCAAGAGTTTATGACGGCGGTTCTTCTTTTTATATTGATTACGAGGGTAATAAAATGCCCTTGTCGGACAATTTCACTGCGAGAGTTCCTCTTGTTTCAGGGGCAATTAATGAAAAAAATAACGAAGATTTAGCAGCTTTATTTCGCACAATTTATGACGATGCGTTTTTGAAAAAAAACATCATTGCTATAGAGATTATGCCGAATGGAAGCTTAAAAATGTTTAACCGTAACTATGATTACTTCATAGATTTTGGTAGAACAATGAATGTTGATAAGAAATTTAGAAACTATAAAGCGTTTTTTCAAAAAGCAGTTTTAGATAGTTCGTTATACAAATACAAAAAAATTGACCTTAGGTTTACGGAACAAGTAGTTTGCACTAAATAA